A single region of the Felis catus isolate Fca126 chromosome F2, F.catus_Fca126_mat1.0, whole genome shotgun sequence genome encodes:
- the PDP1 gene encoding pyruvate dehyrogenase phosphatase catalytic subunit 1 isoform X1, with amino-acid sequence MCVCPGPRRIGIPVRSASLPLFSDAMPAPTQLFFPLIRNCELSRIYGTACYCHHKHLCCSSPYVPQSRLRYAPHPAYATFCRPKESWWQYNTQGRRYASTPQRFYLTPPQVNSILKANEYSFKVPEFDGKNVSSVLGFDSNQLPANAPIEDRRSAATCLQTRGMLLGVFDGHAGCACSQAVSERLFYYIAVSLLPHETLLEIENAVESGRALLPILQWHKHPNDYFSKEASKLYFNSLRTYWQELIDLNTGESTDIDVKEALINAFKRLDNDISLEAQVGDPNSFLNYLVLRVAFSGATACVAHVDGVDLHVANTGDSRAMLGVQEEDGSWSAVTLSNDHNAQNERELERLKLEHPKNEAKSVVKQDRLLGLLMPFRAFGDVKFKWSIDLQKRVIESGPDQLNDNEYTKFIPPNYYTPPYLTAEPEVTYHRLRPQDKFLVLATDGLWETMHRQDVVRIVGEYLTGMHHQQPIAVGGYKVTLGQMHGLLTERRAKMSSVFEDQNAATHLIRHAVGNNEFGAVDHERLSKMLSLPEELARMYRDDITIIVVQFNSHVVGAYQNQE; translated from the exons atgtgtgtgtgtcccGGGCCCAGACGAATTG GAATCCCCGTCAGAAGTGCCAGCCTGCCGCTGTTCTCTGATGCCATGCCAGCACCAACTCAACTGTTTTTCCCTCTGATCCGTAACTGTGAACTGAGCAGAATCTATGGCACTGCGTGTTACTGCCACCACAAACACCTCTGCTGTTCGTCGCCTTACGTTCCTCAGAGTCGCCTGCGATACGCACCCCACCCGGCCTATGCCACCTTTTGCAGGCCGAAGGAGAGCTGGTGGCAGTACAACACCCAGGGAAGGAGATACGCCTCCACGCCGCAGAGATTTTACCTCACACCCCCGCAGGTCAACAGCATCCTGAAAGCCAACGAATACAGCTTCAAAGTGCCAGAATTCGATGGCAAAAATGTCAGTTCCGTCCTTGGATTTGACAGCAATCAGCTGCCTGCAAATGCACCCATCGAGGACCGGAGAAGTGCAGCTACTTGCTTGCAGACCAGAGGGATGCTCTTGGGGGTTTTTGACGGCCATGCCGGCTGTGCTTGTTCCCAGGCAGTCAGTGAGAGACTCTTTTATTACATTGCCGTCTCCTTGTTGCCCCATGAGACTTTGCTAGAGATTGAAAATGCAGTCGAGAGTGGCCGGGCACTGCTGCCCATTCTCCAGTGGCACAAGCACCCCAATGATTACTTCAGTAAGGAGGCGTCCAAGTTGTATTTCAACAGCTTAAGGACTTACTGGCAAGAACTTATAGACCTCAACACCGGGGAGTCTACTGATATTGATGTGAAGGAGGCTTTAATTAATGCTTTCAAAAGGCTTGACAATGACATCTCTTTGGAGGCTCAAGTCGGTGATCCCAATTCTTTTCTCAATTACTTGGTGCTTCGAGTGGCATTTTCTGGGGCCACTGCTTGTGTGGCCCATGTAGATGGCGTCGACCTTCACGTGGCCAATACCGGCGATAGCAGAGCCATGCTGGGTGTGCAGGAAGAGGACGGCTCTTGGTCGGCAGTCACTCTCTCAAATGACCACAATGCTCAGAATGAAAGAGAACTGGAACGGCTGAAATTGGAGCACCCAAAGAATGAGGCCAAGAGCGTGGTGAAACAGGATCGGCTGCTTGGCTTGCTGATGCCTTTTAGGGCTTTTGGAGACGTAAAGTTCAAATGGAGCATTGACCTTCAAAAGAGAGTGATAGAATCAGGCCCAGACCAGTTGAATGACAATGAATATACCAAGTTTATCCCTCCTAATTATTATACACCCCCTTATCTCACTGCTGAGCCAGAGGTGACTTATCACCGATTAAGGCCACAGGATAAGTTTCTGGTGTTGGCTACTGATGGGTTGTGGGAGACGATGCACAGGCAGGATGTGGTTAGGATTGTGGGTGAGTACCTGACGGGCATGCATCACCAACAGCCAATAGCTGTTGGCGGCTACAAGGTGACTCTAGGACAGATGCATGGCCTTTTAACAGAAAGGAGAGCCAAGATGTCCTCGGTATTCGAGGATCAGAATGCAGCAACCCATCTCATTCGTCACGCGGTGGGCAACAACGAGTTTGGAGCTGTAGACCACGAGCGCCTCTCCAAAATGCTCAGTCTTCCTGAGGAGCTTGCTCGGATGTACAGAGACGACATAACAATCATCGTGGTTCAGTTCAATTCTCATGTTGTAGGGGCATATCAAAACCAGGAATAG
- the PDP1 gene encoding pyruvate dehyrogenase phosphatase catalytic subunit 1 isoform X2 yields MPAPTQLFFPLIRNCELSRIYGTACYCHHKHLCCSSPYVPQSRLRYAPHPAYATFCRPKESWWQYNTQGRRYASTPQRFYLTPPQVNSILKANEYSFKVPEFDGKNVSSVLGFDSNQLPANAPIEDRRSAATCLQTRGMLLGVFDGHAGCACSQAVSERLFYYIAVSLLPHETLLEIENAVESGRALLPILQWHKHPNDYFSKEASKLYFNSLRTYWQELIDLNTGESTDIDVKEALINAFKRLDNDISLEAQVGDPNSFLNYLVLRVAFSGATACVAHVDGVDLHVANTGDSRAMLGVQEEDGSWSAVTLSNDHNAQNERELERLKLEHPKNEAKSVVKQDRLLGLLMPFRAFGDVKFKWSIDLQKRVIESGPDQLNDNEYTKFIPPNYYTPPYLTAEPEVTYHRLRPQDKFLVLATDGLWETMHRQDVVRIVGEYLTGMHHQQPIAVGGYKVTLGQMHGLLTERRAKMSSVFEDQNAATHLIRHAVGNNEFGAVDHERLSKMLSLPEELARMYRDDITIIVVQFNSHVVGAYQNQE; encoded by the coding sequence ATGCCAGCACCAACTCAACTGTTTTTCCCTCTGATCCGTAACTGTGAACTGAGCAGAATCTATGGCACTGCGTGTTACTGCCACCACAAACACCTCTGCTGTTCGTCGCCTTACGTTCCTCAGAGTCGCCTGCGATACGCACCCCACCCGGCCTATGCCACCTTTTGCAGGCCGAAGGAGAGCTGGTGGCAGTACAACACCCAGGGAAGGAGATACGCCTCCACGCCGCAGAGATTTTACCTCACACCCCCGCAGGTCAACAGCATCCTGAAAGCCAACGAATACAGCTTCAAAGTGCCAGAATTCGATGGCAAAAATGTCAGTTCCGTCCTTGGATTTGACAGCAATCAGCTGCCTGCAAATGCACCCATCGAGGACCGGAGAAGTGCAGCTACTTGCTTGCAGACCAGAGGGATGCTCTTGGGGGTTTTTGACGGCCATGCCGGCTGTGCTTGTTCCCAGGCAGTCAGTGAGAGACTCTTTTATTACATTGCCGTCTCCTTGTTGCCCCATGAGACTTTGCTAGAGATTGAAAATGCAGTCGAGAGTGGCCGGGCACTGCTGCCCATTCTCCAGTGGCACAAGCACCCCAATGATTACTTCAGTAAGGAGGCGTCCAAGTTGTATTTCAACAGCTTAAGGACTTACTGGCAAGAACTTATAGACCTCAACACCGGGGAGTCTACTGATATTGATGTGAAGGAGGCTTTAATTAATGCTTTCAAAAGGCTTGACAATGACATCTCTTTGGAGGCTCAAGTCGGTGATCCCAATTCTTTTCTCAATTACTTGGTGCTTCGAGTGGCATTTTCTGGGGCCACTGCTTGTGTGGCCCATGTAGATGGCGTCGACCTTCACGTGGCCAATACCGGCGATAGCAGAGCCATGCTGGGTGTGCAGGAAGAGGACGGCTCTTGGTCGGCAGTCACTCTCTCAAATGACCACAATGCTCAGAATGAAAGAGAACTGGAACGGCTGAAATTGGAGCACCCAAAGAATGAGGCCAAGAGCGTGGTGAAACAGGATCGGCTGCTTGGCTTGCTGATGCCTTTTAGGGCTTTTGGAGACGTAAAGTTCAAATGGAGCATTGACCTTCAAAAGAGAGTGATAGAATCAGGCCCAGACCAGTTGAATGACAATGAATATACCAAGTTTATCCCTCCTAATTATTATACACCCCCTTATCTCACTGCTGAGCCAGAGGTGACTTATCACCGATTAAGGCCACAGGATAAGTTTCTGGTGTTGGCTACTGATGGGTTGTGGGAGACGATGCACAGGCAGGATGTGGTTAGGATTGTGGGTGAGTACCTGACGGGCATGCATCACCAACAGCCAATAGCTGTTGGCGGCTACAAGGTGACTCTAGGACAGATGCATGGCCTTTTAACAGAAAGGAGAGCCAAGATGTCCTCGGTATTCGAGGATCAGAATGCAGCAACCCATCTCATTCGTCACGCGGTGGGCAACAACGAGTTTGGAGCTGTAGACCACGAGCGCCTCTCCAAAATGCTCAGTCTTCCTGAGGAGCTTGCTCGGATGTACAGAGACGACATAACAATCATCGTGGTTCAGTTCAATTCTCATGTTGTAGGGGCATATCAAAACCAGGAATAG